ttttttcaaaaGCCATGGGAAGAGGACATTGAACCCTCAAACACACGACAGACTGTCAGCTATGCTCCATGTTTCTCAACAGTAGcaatggaaaataatagaaaggTATCTTTAGTGTACTGAAGGAAGTTAGCAAACCTTTCTACCTAAATGATCTTTGCATGTAAGAGCCATTAAATGAGAGCATGAAATCAACTTGGTatcagtttaattttaaattattccagATGATAAGAAAGAAGTAGTGTAAAGGCATTTCATCTCTTAAATGTgacttcttttaattttcttctttgcccATCCCTTGCAACAATtctgagtccaagagtttgaccTACCTCTGTTTCTAGCCTTCTTCATCGCTAATGACACTCACTTCTACTCTAACCTAGTCACCTATAATCATGGCCTCTCTCTGGAGATGGTAGTCTCTGAAAACTACGTCATGTCTGAAGTCACAAATTCAAATATACTTCTTTTAATCTGCAACGTATTATCTTTCTTGAAGAGATTTAATCACCATTTATGCCAATAAATCCCAAATGTGACTCTATAGCCCAAATGTCTTTCCTCAACTACATTTATGTAATAGAAGCTAATTTATATAACTATCTATATGGATGCTCAAACTCAACAGTTTTAAGTTAAAATTGTTCCCTTCCTCAAAACTAAATATACCTTCTCCAGTTCCATATCTGTTCCTCTTTCTTCTGCTCTTTCTGTGTTTATTAGTTAATAGAACCAACAGTCACTCAGTTGCCTAAGCCTGAAAACAAAGTACATTTACCTTCATGCCTTTCTAACCCACTCCTTCTATGTTTATCACCATATACCCTATTGTTTTATCATTCTAATACAACCCCTTCACTGCATTTCTAGTTGAAGCCAATGTTTCCTCTTACTTGTATTATTGCAACCATTTGTAATCAATCTCTCACCTTTAATCTTATTCTTCTCTAATTTATTCTCAACTCTGAAACaggataatgtttttaaaaagtagaaacataaTCATGtcacttttctgttttaattataaTCCCTTTAATAACCCTACATTTCTACTGATGTAAAGTCCAAATTCCTTGACatagttacaaaatattttcttatcttttcaatTTCAACTCTTACCATTTCTCTCCTCTTACTCTATGCCTTAgccatattgattttattttatttcttccaaatatttctctttatttggaTTTGCACAatcttgtttttagttttcctgAAAAATTTTACCCCATACCCAATTTTTGTTTAAAGTACTCCTACTAATTTTTAATGTATCACTTTAGAATATACTTTCTCCAGAAAAATTTGTCTTGTATTTCCAAATTCTGGTTAGATAACCATCATCTATGCCCTTGTAGTAGCATGAACTTTCTTTATCATGACATTCATTgtgttctatttaaaatatatggtcatttttctgtctccctcttgCCTGGCAGAAACTATGTCTGTTTATCATTCTATCCCTAACACTTATGACCATTCCTTGCACAAAGTGTATTCTCAATAACTATCTGCTAAACTAATTAattaatagatagatagacatacTTAGAATTGTGCCTATGGAAAGCCTGGGTCTGCAAATGATGAAATTCAGTTTCACAACTAAACTGAGGTCTAATttgttcacatttaaaaaaatgtttaactggACTTGCTCTTACATTAAAAACCAGAAATGTTTTACTTTACTCACTACTTTTGAGCATTTATTTTCTACTCCTGCCAGCTAAGTATCCCTAAATAAACGGTACCATTTATGCAGCTCAAAATGTCCAACCTTTCCAAAGCAACTGTTTTCGTATACCAGGTTCATTTTCAAGTAGATGATCTCATTCCTCTTTTCTGAGTAGTTGTGGAGACAGCTAAGACCTCTAATTCTCATTTCCaattttcctaaaaatatctTGCCTACTAAGTCAATTACATGTGAGAGTATTCTTCACTATCTTTAGTTGTTTAATATATTGTCTTCACAGAGAGATCATAACTCGTTTGAGGCAGGGGCTACATCTTAAATATGCTTCTTACATCTATATCACAGCTGTAGCAGATTCTGGCTGATGATGGAAAGGTAATAGCATCACATATCCTAAATATGCTTCTTACATCTATATCACAGCTGTAGCAGATTGTGGCTGATGATGGAAAGGTAATAGCATCACATATCACAAAAATGCAACTCGGAAAATAGGCATATAGGAggagaatataatttaaatttattgacaAACACTCaagaaaaactaatattttgTCTGAAACATATTGGAATTTATCTAAAACCCGAAAGTCTGCAGAGTCGCATGGTGGCGCTGCAGGATAAGATGGTGAATTTTTGTAACAGCAGATGCTCTGGTTTCCCTTAACCATGGGAACTGAAAGCGCTGGGAAACCAGGAGAAAAGAGGCTTTCAAAAGGTAGGGCACCATCAACACCTTCGCGACAGGATTACGAGTTTCTAGATTCCCAAAGGTCCAGGCTGACAGGTGAGAGGAGCAACTTTAACAGCTGCTAGAAACTGAGTTGAAACGTTTTCGCCAGAAAGACGTTTGGCTAAGAAGCCATGGAGCCGGGAAAGGGAAGAGCTCAGCGGACAAGGCAAGtgctgcttttctttgttttcctgggAGGGTCTTTGGTGTGTTCTGAGACCTGGAGCTATTCCACAGCAGAGGAAATGGAGGTCGGCACATTtatagccaacgtggtgaaagaCATGGGTTTGGATGTGGAAGACCTGGTTGCACGGGGCGCCAGAGTCATCTTTGACGACTATAAACCTTATTTGCGATTGGATCCACAAAATGGCGACTTGCTCTTAAACGAGCAGCTGGACCGGGAGGCACTTTGTGATCTCACAGAGCCTTGTATATTGCATTTCCAGGTGTTATTTGAAAATCCGTTGCAATTTTTTCGGGCTGAGCTTTTGGTCAAAGACATAAATGATCACACTCCCACGTTCCTAAATAATCATATACTTCTAAAAGTCTCCGAAGGTACTACTCTAGGAACTGTATTCCAAATAGATAGTGCTCAGGACTTGGATGTGGGAAAGAATGGTGTTCAAAACTATACAATAAGTCCCAATCCCTATTTCCACCTTAAATTACGACACAGTGATGAGGGCAGAAAATATCCAGAGTTGGTAGTGGACCAATCCCTGGATCGAGAAAAGGAGTCTGAGCTTAGTTTAACGCTAACAGCCGTGGATGGCGGGTCTCCGCCCAGGTCTGGGACTACACTGATTAACGTTGTGGTCCTGGACATCAATGACAATGCCCCTGAATTTGAGAAGCCAGTCTATGAAGTTCATGTACCTGAGAGCAGCCCTCTGGACTCCTTGATCATCAAAGTGTCTGCTACAGATTTAGATGCAGGAATAAATGGAGAACTGTCTTATTCATTTTCCCATGTCTCCAGAGATGTACGGAAAACATTTGAAATCCATCCAATTTCTGGCGAAGTCTATTTAAAAGCACCTCTAGATTTCGAGATTATTCAATCTTACATCATAAACATTCAGGCCATTGACAGTGGGAGCCTTTctggaaaatcaaacattttagTTCGGGTTGTAGATGTGAATGACAACCCGCCAGAAATAGCCATGACATCTCTTACCAGCCCCATACCAGAAAACTCTTCACCTGAGATGGTGGTCGCTGTCTTCAGCATACGAGACCAAGACTCTGGAGACAATGGGAGAATGGTTTGCTCAATTCAGGACAACCTCCCCTTTGTCTTGAAGCCTACCTTCAAGAATTTTTACTCTCTGGTAACAGAGCACCCACTGGACAGAGAGATCAGAAATGAATATAACATTACCATCACCGTGACCGACTTGGGGACACCCAGGCTGAAAACCGAGCACAACATAACCGTGCTGGTCTCCGACGTCAATGACAACGCCCCCGCCTTCACCCAAACCTCCTACACTCTGTTCGTCCGCGAGAACAACAGCCCCGCCCTGCACATCGGCAGCGTCAGCGCCACAGACAGAGACTCAGGCACCAACTCCCAGGTCACCTACTCGCTGCTACCGTCCCAGGACCCtcacctgcccctcccctccctggtCTCCATCAACGCAGACAGTGGCCACCTGTTCGCCCTCAGGTCGCTGGACTACGAGGCCCTGCAGGAGTTCGAGTTCCGCGTGGGCGCCACAGACCGCGGCTCCCCGGCGCTGAGCAGCGAGGCGCTGGTGCGCGTGCTGGTGCTGGACGCCAACGACAACTCGCCCTTCGTGCTGTACCCGCTGCAGAACGGCTCCGCTCCCTGCACCGAGCTGGTGCCCCGGGCGGCCGAGTCGGGCTACCTGGTGACCAAGGTGGTGGCAGTGGACGGCGACTCGGGTCAGAACGCCTGGCTGTCGTACCAGCTGCTCAAGGCCACGGAGCCCGGGCTGTTCGGTGTGTGGGCGCACAATGGCGAGGTGCGCACCGCCAGGCTGCTGAGCGAGCGCGACGCGGTCAAGCACAGGCTGGTGGTGCTGGTCAAGGACAATGGGGAGCCTCCGCGCTCGGCCACCGCCACGCTGCACGTGCTCCTGGTGGACGGCTTCTCCCAGCCCTACCTGCCTCTCCCAGAGGCGGCTCCGGCCCAGGCCCAGGCCGACTCGCTCACCATCTACCTGGTGGTGGCGTTGGC
This sequence is a window from Papio anubis isolate 15944 chromosome 5, Panubis1.0, whole genome shotgun sequence. Protein-coding genes within it:
- the LOC101023868 gene encoding protocadherin beta-18, with translation MEPGKGRAQRTRQVLLFFVFLGGSLVCSETWSYSTAEEMEVGTFIANVVKDMGLDVEDLVARGARVIFDDYKPYLRLDPQNGDLLLNEQLDREALCDLTEPCILHFQVLFENPLQFFRAELLVKDINDHTPTFLNNHILLKVSEGTTLGTVFQIDSAQDLDVGKNGVQNYTISPNPYFHLKLRHSDEGRKYPELVVDQSLDREKESELSLTLTAVDGGSPPRSGTTLINVVVLDINDNAPEFEKPVYEVHVPESSPLDSLIIKVSATDLDAGINGELSYSFSHVSRDVRKTFEIHPISGEVYLKAPLDFEIIQSYIINIQAIDSGSLSGKSNILVRVVDVNDNPPEIAMTSLTSPIPENSSPEMVVAVFSIRDQDSGDNGRMVCSIQDNLPFVLKPTFKNFYSLVTEHPLDREIRNEYNITITVTDLGTPRLKTEHNITVLVSDVNDNAPAFTQTSYTLFVRENNSPALHIGSVSATDRDSGTNSQVTYSLLPSQDPHLPLPSLVSINADSGHLFALRSLDYEALQEFEFRVGATDRGSPALSSEALVRVLVLDANDNSPFVLYPLQNGSAPCTELVPRAAESGYLVTKVVAVDGDSGQNAWLSYQLLKATEPGLFGVWAHNGEVRTARLLSERDAVKHRLVVLVKDNGEPPRSATATLHVLLVDGFSQPYLPLPEAAPAQAQADSLTIYLVVALASVSSLFLLSVLLFVAVRLCRRSRAASVGRCSVPEGPFPGHLVDVSGTGTLSQSYQYEVCLTGGSGTNEFKFLKPIIPNLLPRDSEMEKAPPF